One Sulfurimonas sp. HSL-3221 genomic window, TCGGCGAATCCGAGGCTTTTCGGATCCGTGATCGTTGCGATTGACGCGAGATAGGCATCTCTGTCAAGGTGCACCAGTTGATAGATGGACATACTTTTCCTTTTTCGTGCACAATGGACACAGGAAAAGGACAATGGCCCCTCAAATGAATGCAGAGTGAAAGATCTGTTAAGTATAATATCCAATGAATCATCCAGAACCTGTTCACTGTTCAAATAAGCATCACAGACGCACGAGCAGATCACAAATCGACAAGACAAAACTGAATATCTTTGATATTGATATTGTCAACTCAATCAAAAAGAAAATGTAAACACCGTAGAAATATAGTATAATGTCATACTTTCAGCGCACCTCGGTCTGCGACTGACTCCGTTTCTGTTATCCTTCGATTGCTTTCCGCTCTCTTTTGATCGCCTTAACTAAATTATCATCATTCAGCCTAGACCGGCGCTTGTTTTCGGACTTTCGGTAGGCTCAATCAAAAAGAAGACACATGTCATTCACAACACTTGGCCTATCAGAGCCGATTTTACGCGCTGTTGCCGAAACCGGTTACACACAGCCCACACCCATTCAACAAAAAGCCATCCCGGTTGTCCTTTCAGGCAAAGATATCCTCGCCGGAGCCCAAACCGGAACCGGCAAGACGGCAGGGTTCACCCTGCCGATGCTGCAACTGCTAAGCACAAAAGCTACCTCCAGAGGCAAACGCAGCGTCCGTGCACTGGTGCTGACACCGACACGCGAACTTGCCGCCCAGGTGGGAGAAAGCGTGAAAACCTACGGGAAATTCCTCCCGCTGCGTTCCACGATTATTTTCGGCGGGGTGAACATCAATCCCCAGACGAATGCACTTCGCAGCGGCGTCGATATCGTCGTTGCAACACCCGGGCGGCTGCTCGACCATGCGAATCAGAAGAACATCGACCTTTCAAAGGTAGAAATGCTTATCCTCGACGAAGCGGACCGCATGCTCGATATGGGCTTTATCCACGATATCAAGAAGATCTTCAAAATGCTGCCACAGAAGCGTCAGAACCTGCTCTTTTCAGCAACCTTCTCCAAAGAGATCCAGACCCTGGCCGATTCACTGCTGAACAAACCCGAACTCATTGAAGTTGCCCAGCGGAATAAGACCTCCGATCGTGTTCAACAGACGGTGCATCTTATCAGGCAGGATCAAAAACGAGCTGTGCTCTCGGCATTGATCAAAAACAACAACTGGGCACAGGTACTGGTCTTCACCCGCACCAAACACGGAGCGAACCGCCTCTCAAAACAGCTGATCGATGACGGCATCGCGGCGGAGGCGATCCACGGCAACAAGAGCCAGAGCGCCCGCACCAAAGCACTGAAGGCGTTCAAAGAAGGCAAGGTCCGCATTCTGGTCGCCACCGATATCGCCGCACGCGGTCTGGATATCGACCAGTTACCGCATGTCGTCAATTTCGAATTGCCGAATGTCCCGGAGGATTATGTCCATCGTATCGGCCGGACCGGACGTGCCGGCAATGAAGGCGAAGCCGTCTCACTGGTCTGCCCCGAAGAGATGGCTTTTTTGAAAAGCATCGAAAAGCTCATCAAGGCAGAGATCAAACGCAAGGATGTCGAAGGTTTCAACATACCGGTGTTCAAAAAACGCGAAGCTTCATCAAATCCATCTTTGAAACGTTCTGAAGTCAAAGTACAGGCTGAA contains:
- a CDS encoding DEAD/DEAH box helicase, producing MSFTTLGLSEPILRAVAETGYTQPTPIQQKAIPVVLSGKDILAGAQTGTGKTAGFTLPMLQLLSTKATSRGKRSVRALVLTPTRELAAQVGESVKTYGKFLPLRSTIIFGGVNINPQTNALRSGVDIVVATPGRLLDHANQKNIDLSKVEMLILDEADRMLDMGFIHDIKKIFKMLPQKRQNLLFSATFSKEIQTLADSLLNKPELIEVAQRNKTSDRVQQTVHLIRQDQKRAVLSALIKNNNWAQVLVFTRTKHGANRLSKQLIDDGIAAEAIHGNKSQSARTKALKAFKEGKVRILVATDIAARGLDIDQLPHVVNFELPNVPEDYVHRIGRTGRAGNEGEAVSLVCPEEMAFLKSIEKLIKAEIKRKDVEGFNIPVFKKREASSNPSLKRSEVKVQAEMNKPRKHPEQKSQRGHHKQRRKPSNKTHMSSYIGQMQAEVR